In Cydia splendana chromosome 3, ilCydSple1.2, whole genome shotgun sequence, one DNA window encodes the following:
- the LOC134806582 gene encoding facilitated trehalose transporter Tret1-like: MAHGNIVISAELEKIHKQSLEKDNEVKDVYYNTKTPYRRQTLAALGTVMLNCGVGATAGFSAVLIPQLKHGRNRLDHKLNTEMESWVAAAASFALIFGNLISGYLMERYGRRSSQIMLSFPYMAGWAIIAFADNIYLVLLGRFITGFCQGWLGPLGSVFVGEVSSPLNRSVFLAGLSLAIAFGVFMSHLFGTLMHWKYAALLCGLFPLIGCILTYCVKESPTWLASKNRIDDCIESFQWYRGTSPEMKNELDKIIFEQSQRDQSKSKLKTLLANIRKPEFWKPLCIMIVFFILTQLTGVNVICAYTTEMMKELIGNHANRSTSSAAMLSIDILRCVSLVVACFLLRKVGRRPMALFSGASTCLTLIALSAYLYLVNNRVIRHISPFVSLSLIAIYIIVSNFGVVPLPWNMVGELFATETRGLGSGFSVMTTSVAYFGTIKTAPAMFERIGHHGTYLFYGLSTMLGTIFLFFCLPETRGKTLIEIEEHFRNNKQTKTKPVPDDGTV; this comes from the exons ATGGCGCACGGAAACATAGTGATTTCTGCGGAATTGGAGAAAATTCACAAGCAAAGTTTAGAAAAAGACAATGAAGTCAAAGATGTGTATTACAATACGAAAACGCCGTATCGTAGACAG ACATTGGCGGCGCTCGGCACGGTGATGCTCAACTGTGGAGTTGGAGCCACGGCGGGCTTCTCCGCGGTCCTCATACCTCAGCTGAAACACGGCAGGAACAGGCTCGACCACAAGCTCAACACTGAAATGGAGTCTTGGGTAG ctgCTGCCGCCTCATTTGCGCTTATATTTGGCAACCTGATATCGGGGTACTTGATGGAGAGGTACGGCCGAAGAAGTTCTCAGATTATGCTATCCTTTCCTTATATGGCCGGATGGGCCATCATTGCCTTcgcagataatatatatttagtgCTACTTGGAAGATTCATCACTGGATTTTGCCAAGGCTGGCTGGGTCCTTTGGGCTCGGTGTTTGTTGGAGAAGTCAGCAGCCCTCTAAATAGATCTGTATTTTTAGCCGGTTTGTCACTGGCCATAGCTTTCGGAGTGTTCATGTCGCATCTTTTTGGAACACTAATGCACTGGAAGTACGCAGCTCTACTTTGTGGATTATTTCCGCTAATCGGATGCATTTTAACGTACTGCGTCAAGGAGTCTCCTACCTGGCTAGCTTCAAAAAACCGAATCGATGATTGCATAGAATCATTCCAGTGGTACCGCGGAACAAGTCCCGAGATGAAAAATGAACTtgacaaaattatatttgagcAATCTCAAAGAGATCAATCGAAGAGTAAACTAAAAACCTTACTGGCAAATATAAGAAAGCCTGAATTTTGGAAGCCACTCTGCATAATGAtcgtgttttttattttaacgcaGCTAACTGGAGTTAATGTTATTTGCGCCTATACTACAGAGATGATGAAAGAACTGATCGGGAACCATGCTAACAGGAGTACATCGAGTGCAGCTATGTTGAGTATAGATATTCTAAGATGCGTATCCTTAGTTGTTGCGTGTTTCCTACTTCGTAAAGTTGGTCGTCGACCGATGGCTTTATTCAGTGGAGCGTCTACATGTCTTACTCTAATAGCGCTATCTGCTTACTTATATCTTGTCAACAACCGTGTCATAAGACATATATCGCCATTTGTTTCCCTGAGTCTGATAGCTATTTATATTATTGTTTCTAATTTTGGTGTGGTACCTTTGCCGTGGAACATGGTCGGCGAGCTGTTTGCCACGGAGACAAGGGGTTTAGGCTCAGGTTTTAGTGTCATGACTACCTCGGTAGCTTACTTTGGGACGATAAAAACTGCACCTGCAATGTTCGAACGCATAGGACACCACGGAACATACCTATTTTACGGATTATCTACTATGCTGGgaactatatttttattcttCTGCTTACCTGAAACGAGAGGTAAAACTTTAATAGAAATCGAAGAGCACTTTAGAAACAATAAACAAACAAAGACGAAACCTGTTCCTGATGACGGAACTGTATAA